Proteins co-encoded in one Corylus avellana chromosome ca9, CavTom2PMs-1.0 genomic window:
- the LOC132162527 gene encoding ethylene-responsive transcription factor ERF024, with protein sequence MQYYSQSTTKTSSSSSSSSSNASATAAAAPVARGRHPVYRGVRRRSSGKWVSEIREPRKPNRIWLGTFPSPEMAAVAYDVAALSLKGQQAELNFPNSASSLPVPASTSPRDIQAAAASAAAAMGAAKDAEGSGAQITEEPERAVAAADEFVDEDMIFDMPNVLMNMAEGMLLSPPRLDIAGEDAEFSGDQNLWKFP encoded by the coding sequence ATGCAGTATTATTCACAGTCCACCACAAAGACAAGTTCTAGCAGTAGCAGCAGTAGCAGCAATGCCTCTGCTACTGCTGCGGCTGCACCTGTTGCCAGGGGCCGACACCCGGTTTATCGTGGAGTGAGGCGTCGGAGCAGTGGCAAATGGGTGTCGGAGATTCGGGAGCCTAGAAAGCCTAATAGAATCTGGCTAGGCACATTCCCTTCACCGGAAATGGCTGCCGTCGCTTACGACGTGGCGGCACTTTCTCTTAAGGGTCAACAAGCTGAGCTTAATTTTCCCAACTCTGCCTCTTCTTTGCCCGTGCCCGCCTCCACTTCCCCACGTGATATCCAAGCGGCTGCAGCCTCTGCTGCCGCCGCTATGGGCGCTGCAAAGGATGCTGAGGGTAGTGGGGCACAAATCACAGAGGAGCCGGAAAGAGCTGTGGCGGCGGCTGATGAATTTGTTGATGAGGATATGATCTTTGACATGCCTAATGTTCTTATGAACATGGCTGAAGGGATGCTTCTTAGCCCTCCTCGCTTGGACATTGCTGGCGAAGATGCTGAATTCTCTGGGGATCAGAACCTTTGGAAGTTTCCTTAA